One Tripterygium wilfordii isolate XIE 37 chromosome 10, ASM1340144v1, whole genome shotgun sequence DNA segment encodes these proteins:
- the LOC120007484 gene encoding dehydrodolichyl diphosphate synthase CPT3-like, producing MEEASGDTASQLFGKFVAFLRKCLFCILSVGPIPTHIAFIMDGNRRYAKKQHLDGGAGHKIGFLALMSMLKYCYELGVRYVTIYAFSIENFKRSPEEVQSLMDLMQEKIEGLIEKESIVNRYGVRVYFIGNLKLLTEPVRLAADRAMLATAKNSKAVLSICVAYTSTNEIVHGVQKACEEKYDEIRVLNASRTGYGLIELGGSEQDEREQLIKLTDIEKNMYMAFAPEPDIIIRTSGETRLSNFLLWQSAHCYLYSPSVLWPEFGFWHFLWAILTFQRNQFYMDKIKKQS from the coding sequence ATGGAGGAAGCCAGTGGTGATACTGCTAGTCAGTTATTTGGAAAATTTGTTGCTTTTCTGCGGAAATGTCTCTTTTGTATCCTCTCTGTTGGTCCTATACCTACTCATATTGCTTTCATTATGGATGGAAATCGGAGATATGCTAAAAAACAACATTTAGATGGAGGAGCTGGCCACAAGATTGGGTTCCTGGCTCTTATGTCCATGCTCAAGTATTGCTATGAATTGGGCGTGAGATATGTAACTATTTATGCTTTTagcattgaaaattttaaacgaAGTCCTGAGGAAGTTCAGTCGCTGATGGATTTGATGCAAGAAAAGATTGAGGGTTTAATTGAGAAAGAAAGCATTGTCAATCGCTATGGAGTTAGAGTTTACTTCATAGGCAACCTTAAACTCTTGACAGAACCCGTGAGGTTGGCAGCTGATAGGGCTATGCTTGCCACTGCCAAAAACTCCAAAGCAGTTCTGTCAATTTGCGTGGCCTACACTTCCACCAATGAGATTGTGCATGGTGTTCAAAAGGCATGCGAAGAAAAATACGATGAAATTAGGGTCTTAAATGCAAGTAGAACAGGCTATGGTTTAATTGAACTTGGAGGGAGTGAGCAGGATGAAAGGGAACAACTTATAAAGCTTACAGATATTGAGAAGAATATGTATATGGCATTTGCACCTGAACCTGATATCATAATTCGCACTTCTGGTGAAACCCGCTTGAGCAATTTTCTTCTTTGGCAAAGTGCACACTGTTACTTGTATTCTCCTTCAGTGCTTTGGCCAGAGTTTGGTTTCTGGCATTTTCTTTGGGCAATCTTGACTTTTCAGCGAAAccaattttatatggacaaaaTAAAGAAGCAGTCATGA